One stretch of bacterium DNA includes these proteins:
- the trxB gene encoding thioredoxin-disulfide reductase, whose translation MTQKELNYDLLILGGGPAGLTAALYGGRGLLKTAIVDTGVTGGQLTNILEIENYPGFPLISGYDLVEKIEQHADKFNIEKFIMQEITKIDLISPVKTIETSENIFKAKTIIIATGARLQKIGVPGETEFIGRGVSYCAVCDGAFFKEKEVCVIGGGNAAVEEALYLTRFASKVNIIHRRDSLRAEKIYQEKAYANPKINFIWDTVVTSVNGKDKVESISVQNVITGENTELKTDAVFPYIGYSPNTELFQEQIKLDSKGFIETDINLATSCEGVFAAGDVRVSPLRQVVISAADGAISATSAVKYLEEKQVIHV comes from the coding sequence ATGACACAAAAAGAGTTAAACTATGACTTATTAATACTTGGTGGCGGACCTGCTGGTCTTACTGCCGCTCTTTACGGAGGCAGAGGGCTTTTAAAAACAGCTATAGTTGATACAGGCGTGACCGGGGGACAGTTAACAAATATTCTTGAGATTGAAAATTATCCGGGATTTCCTCTTATCAGCGGTTATGATCTTGTTGAAAAAATTGAGCAGCATGCTGATAAATTTAATATAGAAAAATTTATAATGCAGGAAATCACAAAAATTGATTTAATTTCCCCTGTTAAAACCATTGAAACCTCAGAAAATATTTTTAAGGCAAAAACTATAATTATTGCAACAGGTGCACGACTTCAAAAAATAGGCGTTCCCGGTGAAACAGAATTTATAGGAAGAGGTGTAAGCTACTGTGCAGTTTGTGACGGAGCTTTCTTTAAAGAGAAAGAAGTTTGCGTTATAGGCGGCGGAAATGCTGCTGTTGAAGAAGCTCTCTACCTTACCAGATTTGCTTCTAAAGTTAATATTATCCACAGAAGAGATTCGCTAAGAGCCGAAAAAATTTATCAGGAAAAAGCTTATGCAAATCCTAAAATTAATTTTATTTGGGATACAGTTGTAACTTCCGTAAACGGGAAAGATAAAGTTGAATCTATTTCTGTACAGAACGTCATAACAGGCGAAAACACCGAACTCAAGACTGATGCTGTTTTTCCGTATATCGGTTATAGCCCTAATACAGAACTTTTTCAAGAGCAAATCAAGCTTGACTCAAAAGGGTTTATTGAAACTGACATTAATCTTGCAACAAGCTGCGAAGGTGTTTTTGCGGCAGGTGATGTCAGAGTTTCTCCTCTAAGACAGGTTGTAATTTCTGCGGCAGACGGTGCTATTTCTGCAACCAGCGCAGTTAAATACCTGGAAGAAAAACAAGTTATACACGTGTAA
- a CDS encoding Bax inhibitor-1/YccA family protein — MQTEIKTFTQSQVELEQREFIVNVYKWMSMGLFLTAAVAYIVAGSSAIIHFIFGNMLIFFGLIIAEVFLVGHLAANVKKMSASTAMNTFLGYSALNGLTLSCIFLIYTAASITTTFVVTAGTFGIMSFYGYVTKKDLTSVGNICFMALIGLIIASLVNIFLHNSMMYWVITYAGILIFVGLTAYDTQKIKQLNIIGNSGTEEDVKESISGALILYLDFINLFLMLLRLFGNRK; from the coding sequence ATGCAAACAGAAATAAAAACTTTTACCCAATCACAGGTAGAACTGGAACAACGGGAATTTATAGTTAATGTTTATAAATGGATGTCGATGGGGCTGTTTTTAACGGCGGCTGTTGCTTATATTGTAGCCGGATCAAGCGCAATAATTCATTTTATTTTCGGAAATATGCTTATTTTCTTCGGTTTAATAATTGCGGAAGTTTTTTTAGTCGGTCATCTTGCGGCAAATGTTAAAAAAATGTCGGCAAGTACGGCAATGAATACGTTTCTTGGCTATTCCGCATTAAACGGGCTGACTTTGTCATGTATATTTTTGATTTATACCGCAGCTTCTATAACTACAACTTTTGTTGTTACGGCAGGAACATTTGGAATTATGAGCTTTTACGGTTATGTAACAAAAAAAGATTTGACCAGCGTCGGTAATATCTGTTTTATGGCATTAATAGGTTTGATTATAGCTTCTTTAGTAAATATTTTTCTTCATAACAGTATGATGTACTGGGTTATAACTTATGCAGGAATTTTGATATTTGTCGGATTGACTGCTTATGACACACAAAAAATCAAACAGCTTAATATAATAGGAAATTCGGGAACAGAAGAAGATGTTAAAGAGTCTATCAGCGGCGCTTTGATTTTATATCTTGATTTTATAAACCTTTTCCTTATGCTTTTAAGACTTTTTGGCAACAGAAAATAA
- a CDS encoding 4Fe-4S dicluster domain-containing protein — MTEVKNKIPENIDDKLFTVKYNCDKETHLKPNQEDCKVCKDRPCTYCCPANVYNWDEEQNKNLVGFENCLECGACRIVCPAKTLDWKYPKSGCGVSFKYA; from the coding sequence ATGACTGAAGTAAAAAATAAAATTCCTGAGAATATAGATGACAAGTTGTTTACTGTCAAATATAACTGCGACAAGGAAACCCACTTAAAACCAAATCAGGAAGACTGCAAAGTTTGTAAAGACAGACCTTGTACTTATTGTTGTCCTGCAAATGTTTACAATTGGGATGAAGAGCAGAATAAAAATCTGGTTGGTTTCGAAAATTGTCTTGAATGCGGAGCTTGCAGAATTGTTTGCCCTGCAAAGACACTTGACTGGAAATACCCAAAATCAGGCTGCGGCGTAAGCTTCAAGTACGCTTAA